From Oceaniferula marina, a single genomic window includes:
- a CDS encoding segregation and condensation protein A, producing the protein MEEADYKVRLDIFEGPLDLLLYLIKKDEVDIQSISIERITKQYLDYIDTFKMLNIDLASEFIVMAANLMYIKSRTLLPKAEQPPEEDVEEDDPRWELIRQLIEYKKFKDAAGFLSRKETEQEDYFAHVPEKEAPVPDDEVEPLPDVNIFDLIRAFQNVLKRFEESTDLGEIVDERYTVADKIEYLLGELKPGKSLKFYSLFEQSTSKAEVIVTFMALLELMKMNQFRIRQDQILGEIEVQRSDLT; encoded by the coding sequence GTGGAAGAAGCCGACTACAAAGTAAGGCTCGATATTTTCGAGGGGCCGTTGGATCTATTGCTCTACCTGATCAAAAAGGATGAGGTGGATATCCAGAGTATTTCGATCGAGCGCATTACCAAGCAGTATCTGGATTACATCGATACCTTCAAGATGCTGAATATCGATCTGGCCTCCGAGTTCATCGTGATGGCTGCCAACCTGATGTATATCAAGAGTCGGACCTTGCTGCCGAAGGCCGAGCAGCCACCCGAGGAGGATGTCGAGGAGGACGACCCTCGTTGGGAGTTGATCCGGCAATTGATCGAATACAAAAAATTCAAGGATGCCGCCGGGTTTTTATCGCGTAAGGAGACCGAGCAGGAGGATTATTTCGCCCATGTCCCCGAAAAAGAAGCTCCTGTTCCAGATGACGAGGTGGAGCCGCTGCCGGATGTAAATATCTTTGATCTGATCCGGGCGTTTCAGAATGTGCTCAAACGATTTGAGGAATCGACCGATCTTGGTGAAATCGTTGATGAACGCTATACGGTGGCCGATAAGATCGAGTATTTGCTCGGTGAGCTCAAACCGGGCAAGAGCCTGAAGTTCTACTCTTTGTTTGAGCAATCCACATCGAAGGCCGAGGTGATTGTCACGTTTATGGCCTTGCTGGAGCTGATGAAGATGAACCAGTTCCGCATTCGTCAGGATCAGATTCTGGGTGAAATCGAAGTGCAACGTTCCGATTTGACCTGA
- the polA gene encoding DNA polymerase I, which produces MHKLFLLDGMALVYRAHFALIRNPILTSKGINTSAVFGFTNTLLDLIDNQGASHIGVAFDTKEPTPRHEIFPEYKAQRDAMPEELAAAIPYVKQLCRALGIPVLEVPGYEADDIIGTLAHRADEAGNIHTYMVTPDKDFAQLVTETTTMWKPGRQGGNHELLDVAAINQQWEIESPKQVIDILGLWGDASDNIPGVPGIGEKTAKKLIKQFGSMENILDSTDQLKGKQKENLENFREQALLSKKLVTIMLDAPVDVHWNDLALGNRDDAKVKSLLTELEFNAIGKRLYGADFTAGRGHQTNESSTDDTDSEPTEAPQLKTIDDVPHQYHLVDSVQALDSLTKKLSIANRYCFDLETTSLDPRSCDILGIAFSVKAHEGYYVHTGPGSPLKLVMVLEKLKLVFQTKLEKIGHNLKFDLSVLAMHGCEVSGPFYDTMLVHSLVYPDRRHNMDFVSEAMLGYTPVKLEQLAEQCKEPEKDLFASEEEPKPKKKKGKKKELNMSLIPVEALAEYAAEDADVTLQIAEKLRPWLEKIEQEAIYQNIEAPLIPVLTAMENEGIALDIVALKAIGDSLGKRITGLTEDITEAAGKAFNLNSPKQLGEILFGEMQLVEKPKKTKTGQFKTDEQTLAALAPKHPIVADILEYREASKLKSTYVDALPNHVSQRTNRVHTHFHQLLASTGRLASSDPNLQNIPVRSEAGREIRKAFVPRDAKHTLLAADYSQVELRVMAALSGDESMIQAIKNDLDIHSATAAKVFDVEIDQVSSEQRRSAKMVNFGIIYGISAFGLSQRLGIARTEASEIIETYFKQYPGIKDYMESTVEFAVDHGYIETITGRKCYIRNIDSRNGMLRKGAERAAINAPVQGSAADMIKLAMIQVSELLDKEQAKSKMLLQVHDELLFDLDLSEKDRLVPQIIHTMEHALPLPFDIPCKVDIGTGNNWLQAH; this is translated from the coding sequence ATGCATAAACTTTTTCTTCTCGACGGGATGGCCCTGGTCTATCGCGCGCACTTCGCCCTGATCCGTAACCCGATCCTGACCAGCAAGGGCATCAATACCTCAGCGGTCTTTGGATTTACCAACACCCTGCTCGACCTCATTGACAACCAGGGGGCCAGCCATATCGGCGTCGCATTCGATACCAAGGAGCCCACTCCCCGGCACGAAATTTTCCCTGAATACAAGGCACAGCGCGATGCCATGCCCGAAGAACTCGCCGCAGCCATCCCCTACGTCAAACAGCTCTGCCGGGCACTCGGCATTCCCGTGCTCGAAGTCCCGGGCTACGAAGCCGACGACATCATCGGCACACTCGCCCACCGCGCCGATGAAGCTGGCAACATCCACACCTACATGGTGACCCCGGACAAGGATTTTGCCCAGCTTGTCACCGAAACCACCACGATGTGGAAACCGGGAAGGCAGGGAGGAAACCACGAACTTCTCGACGTCGCCGCCATCAACCAACAATGGGAGATCGAAAGCCCGAAACAAGTCATCGACATCCTCGGACTCTGGGGGGACGCCTCCGACAACATCCCCGGCGTTCCTGGCATCGGTGAAAAAACAGCCAAAAAATTGATCAAACAATTCGGTTCGATGGAAAACATCCTCGATTCGACAGATCAGCTCAAAGGCAAACAAAAAGAAAATCTGGAAAACTTCCGCGAGCAGGCACTGCTCTCCAAAAAGCTGGTGACCATCATGCTCGATGCCCCGGTGGACGTGCACTGGAACGATCTTGCCCTCGGCAACCGGGATGATGCCAAAGTGAAGTCCCTACTCACCGAACTGGAATTCAACGCCATTGGCAAGCGCCTCTACGGGGCGGACTTCACCGCGGGCCGGGGACACCAAACAAACGAAAGCTCAACAGATGACACCGACAGCGAGCCGACGGAAGCTCCCCAGCTAAAAACCATCGACGACGTACCGCACCAGTATCACCTGGTCGACAGCGTCCAGGCGCTCGACTCCCTGACCAAAAAACTTTCCATCGCGAACCGCTATTGTTTCGACCTGGAAACCACCTCACTCGACCCTCGGAGCTGTGATATCCTGGGCATCGCCTTTTCCGTCAAAGCCCATGAAGGATACTACGTGCACACCGGTCCCGGCAGCCCACTGAAACTCGTGATGGTGCTCGAAAAACTGAAACTTGTCTTCCAGACAAAACTCGAAAAAATCGGACACAATCTGAAATTCGACCTCTCCGTCCTCGCCATGCATGGATGCGAGGTTTCCGGCCCCTTCTACGACACCATGCTGGTGCACTCACTGGTTTACCCCGACCGACGTCACAATATGGACTTCGTCTCCGAAGCCATGTTAGGCTACACCCCGGTCAAACTTGAACAACTGGCCGAACAATGCAAAGAGCCTGAAAAGGACCTCTTTGCGAGCGAAGAGGAACCAAAACCAAAGAAAAAGAAGGGGAAAAAGAAAGAGCTCAACATGAGCCTGATCCCGGTAGAAGCGCTCGCCGAGTATGCCGCCGAAGATGCCGACGTCACCTTGCAAATTGCTGAAAAGTTGCGCCCGTGGCTTGAAAAAATCGAGCAGGAAGCCATCTATCAAAACATCGAAGCCCCACTGATCCCAGTCCTCACCGCGATGGAAAATGAGGGGATCGCTCTTGATATCGTCGCACTCAAAGCCATCGGCGACAGCTTGGGAAAACGCATCACCGGCCTTACCGAAGACATCACCGAAGCTGCAGGCAAAGCATTCAACCTCAACTCTCCGAAACAACTCGGTGAAATCCTTTTCGGTGAAATGCAGCTGGTTGAAAAACCCAAAAAAACCAAAACCGGGCAGTTTAAAACCGATGAGCAAACGCTGGCCGCCCTCGCCCCCAAACATCCGATTGTTGCCGATATTCTGGAATACCGTGAAGCCAGCAAACTCAAATCCACTTACGTCGACGCCCTACCTAACCACGTCTCCCAGCGCACCAACCGGGTGCACACCCACTTTCACCAACTGTTAGCCTCCACCGGCCGACTCGCCTCCAGCGATCCGAACCTGCAAAACATCCCGGTTCGCAGTGAAGCCGGGCGAGAAATCCGCAAAGCCTTTGTTCCTCGCGACGCCAAGCACACCCTGCTGGCCGCCGACTACTCACAGGTGGAACTCCGGGTGATGGCCGCCCTGTCTGGTGATGAGTCCATGATCCAAGCGATCAAAAACGATCTCGACATCCACTCGGCCACGGCAGCCAAGGTGTTTGATGTCGAAATTGACCAAGTGAGCTCTGAGCAGCGCCGCAGTGCCAAGATGGTCAACTTCGGCATCATCTACGGCATTTCCGCCTTCGGTCTCTCCCAGCGGCTGGGTATCGCCAGAACGGAAGCGAGTGAAATCATCGAAACCTACTTTAAGCAATACCCTGGGATCAAGGACTACATGGAGAGCACCGTCGAATTTGCAGTAGATCACGGCTACATCGAAACCATCACAGGAAGAAAATGCTACATCCGCAACATCGACTCCCGCAATGGCATGCTGCGCAAAGGGGCTGAACGAGCCGCCATCAACGCCCCGGTCCAGGGGTCGGCAGCCGATATGATCAAACTGGCCATGATCCAGGTCAGCGAACTGCTGGACAAAGAGCAGGCCAAATCGAAAATGCTGCTCCAGGTGCATGACGAATTACTCTTCGACCTCGACCTCAGTGAGAAGGATCGTCTTGTGCCCCAAATCATCCACACCATGGAACACGCGCTACCACTGCCATTCGACATCCCATGCAAAGTGGACATCGGAACCGGCAACAACTGGCTGCAGGCGCATTAA
- a CDS encoding class I SAM-dependent rRNA methyltransferase, with product MAGIIIKPRARVFHGHDWVYGSEIKKTFGDPQPGDVISLKDFRDRPLGTAIYNPESQIVARRISRRKQKLDREFLLRRIGQAIELRERSGLDPRLARIVWSESDGLPGVIVDRYGDHLVLQTLTLAMSLHRQEIVDVLVELLSPASVILRNDSPMLVAEGIEQETLMMYGERPDTFVVEAPSVEGGVKFEIDLMDGQKTGLYLDQLDAHREIAKLAKGKRVLDCFCNQGGFALACAKAGAASVTAVDSSESAIEATRRNAELNGVEVNAVQHNAFDFLKHCEDQYDLVILDPPSFTKNKKSLNNAMRGYKEIHLRGIKLLDRDGILASYCCSHHASRELFLQNIVSASVDAKRSLRLIASHGQRLDHPVLPAIPETEYLKGFVLQLVPSR from the coding sequence ATGGCAGGAATCATCATCAAACCGCGCGCACGTGTATTTCACGGACACGACTGGGTGTATGGATCGGAAATCAAGAAGACGTTCGGAGATCCTCAACCCGGTGATGTGATTTCGCTCAAGGATTTTCGGGATCGTCCGCTTGGGACGGCTATCTACAACCCGGAGTCCCAGATTGTCGCCCGGAGAATCTCTCGCAGAAAACAGAAACTCGATCGCGAGTTTTTACTACGTCGGATCGGGCAGGCGATTGAGTTACGCGAGCGTTCCGGGTTGGACCCACGTCTGGCACGTATTGTTTGGAGTGAGTCGGACGGTTTGCCAGGAGTGATTGTCGACCGCTATGGAGACCACCTTGTGCTGCAAACGCTGACCTTGGCCATGTCGTTACATCGCCAGGAAATTGTCGATGTGTTGGTAGAGCTCCTTTCCCCGGCGTCGGTGATCCTGAGAAATGATTCTCCGATGCTGGTAGCCGAGGGGATTGAGCAGGAAACGTTGATGATGTATGGCGAACGGCCGGATACCTTTGTGGTGGAAGCCCCCAGCGTCGAAGGGGGGGTGAAATTTGAAATTGACCTGATGGATGGCCAGAAAACCGGGCTTTACCTGGATCAGCTCGATGCTCACCGTGAGATTGCCAAGTTGGCCAAAGGGAAACGGGTCCTCGATTGTTTTTGTAACCAGGGTGGATTTGCCCTGGCCTGCGCTAAAGCCGGGGCCGCGAGTGTTACGGCCGTGGATTCTTCCGAGTCTGCCATTGAGGCGACCCGGCGGAATGCTGAGCTCAATGGGGTGGAGGTAAATGCGGTTCAGCACAACGCCTTTGATTTTCTGAAGCATTGCGAAGACCAGTATGATTTGGTCATTCTGGACCCACCTTCTTTTACCAAAAATAAAAAGAGCCTGAATAATGCGATGCGCGGATATAAGGAGATCCACTTGCGCGGGATCAAGCTGCTTGATCGCGATGGTATTCTTGCAAGCTACTGTTGTTCTCATCACGCGAGCCGGGAGCTCTTTTTACAGAATATCGTATCGGCATCGGTCGATGCCAAACGGAGCTTGCGGCTGATCGCGAGCCATGGACAGCGGCTGGACCACCCGGTTCTGCCTGCGATTCCAGAGACCGAGTATCTCAAGGGTTTTGTGCTTCAGCTTGTGCCATCAAGATAA
- a CDS encoding DUF2752 domain-containing protein has protein sequence MATRARQLWPLLLPLAACGFTSFFYTLSSWLGGHGIECAIRRWTGWFCPGCGGTRCAGALARGELTEAMQWNPMLAIGVILFGVGSLYLIISLTVLGRPAPNLSGVSPRWFWAGIAIIALFTVLRNTSTFAWLAP, from the coding sequence ATGGCCACCCGCGCGCGACAGCTCTGGCCACTCCTGCTGCCATTGGCAGCCTGCGGCTTCACCTCTTTTTTCTACACCCTCTCGAGCTGGCTCGGCGGCCACGGGATAGAATGTGCCATCCGCCGTTGGACCGGCTGGTTCTGCCCGGGGTGTGGAGGAACCCGCTGTGCGGGAGCCCTCGCGCGAGGAGAACTCACCGAAGCCATGCAATGGAACCCCATGCTGGCGATTGGGGTGATACTTTTCGGAGTCGGATCACTCTATCTGATCATCAGCCTCACCGTGCTGGGTCGTCCCGCTCCGAATCTGTCCGGGGTTTCCCCCCGCTGGTTTTGGGCAGGAATCGCAATCATCGCCCTGTTCACGGTGCTCCGCAATACCAGCACCTTCGCTTGGCTGGCACCCTAA
- a CDS encoding GYF domain-containing protein encodes MADWFYGKDGTQHGPVSDPEIHTLINSGQIDAKTIVWCEGMPDWAPVNAVPEFQHAFASSGSAGIPAQPAPSSRPSTNPYGSPQSYAGQAPYAGSPIPTDGLSIAALVCGILAIVACYVWALFGIPAVICGHMSLKKIKHSVVPIQGKGMAIAGLVCGYLGIAFQLFMIIAIALAFADMSRHSY; translated from the coding sequence ATGGCGGACTGGTTTTACGGCAAAGACGGTACCCAGCACGGCCCGGTTTCCGATCCGGAAATCCACACGCTCATCAACTCGGGCCAAATCGATGCCAAAACCATCGTCTGGTGCGAAGGCATGCCTGACTGGGCACCAGTCAACGCAGTGCCCGAATTCCAACACGCATTTGCAAGTAGTGGAAGCGCTGGCATCCCTGCCCAGCCCGCTCCATCAAGCCGTCCCTCAACCAACCCATACGGGAGTCCGCAAAGCTACGCCGGTCAGGCTCCATACGCTGGATCACCGATCCCGACAGACGGACTCTCAATCGCAGCCTTGGTCTGCGGAATTCTGGCCATTGTCGCCTGCTACGTGTGGGCATTATTTGGCATCCCCGCCGTCATTTGCGGCCACATGTCCCTGAAAAAAATCAAACACAGCGTGGTTCCGATCCAAGGAAAAGGCATGGCCATCGCCGGCCTCGTCTGTGGCTATCTCGGCATCGCATTTCAACTGTTCATGATCATAGCCATCGCGCTGGCATTTGCAGACATGAGCCGCCACTCGTATTAA
- a CDS encoding enoyl-ACP reductase FabI has product MSDQPLAGKTAVVFGVANKRSIAWAIAKAWADAGAKLIFNYAGDRLQKNVEQLATTFGEDTPVYPCDVTSDEEIDSFFENVKKHTDKIDLVLHSVAFAPKEALQESFVKTSREAYAIAHDVSAYSLVAISQRAEKMMPDGGSIIAMSFYGAVKVVPNYNVMGVAKASLEASTRYLAADLGRKNIRVNCISAGPVQTLAGRGVSDFGKLFKYYEDHAPMGRTCTPEELGCTGVFLASDGSASITGQVLYVDGGYEIVAM; this is encoded by the coding sequence ATGAGCGACCAACCATTAGCAGGCAAAACGGCCGTTGTTTTCGGCGTAGCAAACAAACGCAGTATCGCATGGGCGATTGCCAAGGCCTGGGCAGATGCAGGAGCCAAGCTGATTTTCAACTATGCAGGGGACCGATTGCAAAAAAATGTAGAACAACTCGCCACGACCTTCGGTGAAGACACTCCAGTCTACCCATGCGACGTCACCAGCGACGAGGAAATCGACAGCTTTTTCGAAAATGTCAAAAAACACACCGACAAAATCGATCTGGTCCTTCACTCGGTTGCCTTTGCTCCAAAAGAGGCTCTCCAGGAAAGTTTTGTCAAGACCTCGCGTGAGGCCTACGCCATCGCCCACGATGTGTCTGCCTACTCTCTGGTCGCCATCTCCCAGCGCGCTGAAAAAATGATGCCCGACGGCGGCAGCATCATTGCCATGAGCTTCTACGGTGCCGTCAAGGTGGTGCCTAACTACAACGTCATGGGTGTGGCCAAAGCCAGCCTTGAGGCCAGCACCCGCTACCTTGCTGCCGACCTTGGCCGCAAGAACATCCGGGTCAACTGCATCTCCGCAGGCCCAGTGCAAACCCTCGCCGGACGTGGCGTTTCAGACTTTGGCAAACTCTTCAAGTATTACGAAGATCACGCACCCATGGGCCGCACCTGCACGCCCGAAGAACTCGGTTGCACCGGCGTCTTCCTCGCAAGTGACGGATCCGCATCCATCACCGGACAGGTGCTCTACGTGGACGGCGGCTACGAAATCGTCGCCATGTAA
- a CDS encoding alpha/beta hydrolase → MNVLPQPTTPLSAERKLELLNGAYPHIYQSEDGIDLHAYCFYPEDSKPNSQQDDQSGELKPAILFFHGGLWDVSMVTQFSPHAMHFASRGMVAIVVEYRVSAVHQSTPDDAFDDAQMAMLWLRHNHQELGIDPKRIVAAGSAGGAHMALSLAMRKKLEVVDGYDPRPQAVIGVSSFVHTNRRNVDHQRFPNAKVSSKLNPYHNVRRKLPPTLMIHGKVDTVAPHYMIVEFVRMMKRKRNRCDLIDFDACNHSFFNFNVSPEHFEITLNSMDAFIAELGYIPPTEYGQ, encoded by the coding sequence ATGAACGTCCTTCCCCAACCTACCACCCCGCTGAGCGCCGAACGCAAACTCGAGTTGCTCAACGGAGCCTACCCCCACATCTATCAGTCCGAAGACGGTATTGATCTTCACGCCTACTGCTTTTACCCGGAGGACAGTAAACCCAACAGTCAACAGGATGACCAATCCGGAGAACTGAAACCTGCCATCTTGTTTTTTCACGGAGGCCTCTGGGATGTCAGTATGGTCACCCAGTTCTCCCCCCATGCCATGCACTTCGCCAGCCGCGGCATGGTCGCCATTGTGGTGGAATACCGGGTCAGCGCAGTACACCAATCCACCCCGGACGACGCCTTTGATGATGCCCAGATGGCGATGCTCTGGCTCCGCCACAACCATCAGGAACTTGGAATTGACCCCAAGCGCATCGTTGCGGCCGGGTCCGCAGGAGGAGCCCATATGGCCCTTTCACTCGCCATGCGAAAAAAACTGGAGGTCGTCGATGGCTACGACCCGAGGCCGCAAGCGGTGATCGGAGTCAGTTCCTTTGTCCATACCAACCGGCGAAATGTCGACCACCAACGGTTCCCCAACGCCAAGGTCAGTTCGAAACTCAACCCCTACCACAACGTTCGCCGCAAGCTTCCCCCCACCCTGATGATTCACGGCAAAGTCGACACCGTCGCGCCCCACTATATGATTGTGGAGTTTGTCCGAATGATGAAACGCAAACGCAACCGCTGCGACCTGATCGATTTCGACGCCTGCAACCACAGCTTTTTCAACTTCAATGTCAGCCCGGAGCACTTCGAAATCACCCTGAATTCGATGGATGCCTTTATCGCTGAACTGGGCTACATTCCGCCAACCGAATACGGACAATAA
- the pntB gene encoding Re/Si-specific NAD(P)(+) transhydrogenase subunit beta, which produces MSEGITTSCYIVASILFILSLGGLSDQEKARRGNFYGIIGMILAVGATLFNASVGNFHIIAIVIVIGAVIGALLAARVKMTAMPELVAMLHSFVGLAAVLVGFGTFLDTSHPLSGAEKAIHDVEIYLGILIGAVTFTGSVVAFGKLSGKIGGRPLLLPARHLLNILILIACILLGVMFVQAGSIDAGMMPLAIMTVLALLFGIHMVAAIGGADMPVVISMLNSYSGWAAAATGFMLSNDLLIVTGALVGSSGAILSIIMCRAMNRKFLSVILGGFGTKKATKSADGEEQGEAVAITAADTSELLNNSKSLVIVPGYGMAVAQAQQAVASMTQKLRDQGVNVRFAIHPVAGRMPGHMNVLLAEAKLPYDIVLEMEEINDDFPETDVVMVIGANDIVNPSAEDEPDSPIAGMPVLQVWNAKEVIVLKRSMATGYAGVENPLFFKENTRMLFGDAKASIDEVVSGL; this is translated from the coding sequence ATGTCTGAAGGAATCACTACCTCATGTTACATCGTTGCCAGCATCCTGTTCATCCTCAGCCTTGGTGGCTTGAGTGATCAGGAAAAAGCCCGGCGAGGAAACTTCTACGGCATCATCGGCATGATCCTCGCCGTTGGAGCCACCCTGTTCAACGCCTCGGTCGGCAACTTCCACATTATCGCCATCGTCATTGTCATCGGTGCGGTGATCGGAGCCCTGCTCGCGGCCCGGGTCAAAATGACCGCCATGCCCGAACTCGTTGCCATGCTGCACAGCTTTGTCGGACTGGCCGCCGTGCTCGTCGGATTCGGAACCTTCCTGGATACCTCCCATCCGTTAAGTGGTGCGGAAAAAGCCATCCACGACGTCGAAATCTACCTCGGCATCCTGATCGGCGCGGTCACGTTTACCGGATCGGTCGTTGCCTTTGGCAAGCTCAGCGGCAAGATCGGTGGCCGACCACTCCTGCTCCCCGCCCGGCATCTGCTCAACATCCTGATCCTGATCGCCTGTATCTTACTCGGAGTGATGTTTGTCCAAGCCGGCAGCATTGATGCTGGCATGATGCCACTGGCAATCATGACGGTGCTCGCGCTGCTCTTTGGCATTCACATGGTGGCCGCCATCGGCGGAGCCGACATGCCCGTGGTGATCTCCATGCTTAACAGCTACTCGGGCTGGGCTGCAGCCGCCACCGGCTTCATGCTCTCCAACGACCTCCTGATTGTGACCGGAGCCCTGGTCGGGTCCAGCGGTGCCATCCTCTCGATCATCATGTGCCGAGCCATGAACCGCAAGTTCCTCAGCGTGATCCTCGGCGGCTTTGGCACGAAAAAAGCCACCAAATCCGCCGATGGCGAAGAACAGGGTGAAGCCGTTGCCATCACCGCGGCCGACACCTCCGAGTTGCTCAACAACTCAAAATCGCTGGTGATCGTTCCCGGCTATGGCATGGCCGTCGCCCAGGCCCAGCAAGCCGTTGCTTCAATGACCCAGAAGCTTCGCGACCAAGGTGTCAACGTCCGCTTCGCCATCCACCCGGTTGCCGGACGGATGCCCGGCCACATGAACGTGTTGTTGGCAGAAGCCAAACTTCCCTACGACATCGTGCTTGAGATGGAAGAAATCAATGATGACTTCCCCGAAACCGACGTGGTTATGGTTATTGGGGCCAACGATATCGTCAACCCATCAGCCGAAGACGAGCCCGACAGCCCGATCGCAGGCATGCCGGTGCTTCAGGTCTGGAATGCCAAAGAAGTGATTGTGCTTAAGCGCAGCATGGCCACCGGTTACGCCGGAGTTGAAAACCCACTATTCTTCAAAGAAAACACCCGCATGCTCTTTGGCGACGCCAAAGCCAGCATCGACGAAGTCGTCAGCGGGCTTTAA
- a CDS encoding Re/Si-specific NAD(P)(+) transhydrogenase subunit alpha, with the protein MKIGIPKEIFPGEKRVAGSPVLVEKLIKLGYEVVVESGAGESAHISDADWKAAGAETLADTAQVWQQSDIIIKVRPPESMEAALLTKGKTLISFFWPAQNQEQLKQLAEQGANVLSMDCVPRISRAQKLDALSSMANIAGYRAVIEAGNNFGHFFTGQITAAGKVPPAKVMVIGAGVAGLSAIGAASSLGAIVRAFDTRPEVADQVVSMGGEFLYLDFEEDGSGEGGYAKVMSKEFIEAEMALFAEQAKEVDIIITTALIPGKPAPKLITAEMVKSMKSGSVIVDLAAEQGGNCELTEPGEIAVKHGISLIGYTDLPSRMSGQSSQLYANNIGHLFDELTPEKDGNIDLNFEDEVIRGTTVIKEGQITWPPPAPKISAAPPAAKKEEPAPVPTPEPEPKKGLGTLLGLGIVAALILGVGSVAPSDFMGHFTVFVLACFVGWQVIWNVTAALHTPLMSVTNAISSIIVLGALLQVGNSNGIIVVLASIAILITSINIFGGFLVTHRMLDMFRKD; encoded by the coding sequence ATGAAAATTGGCATCCCAAAGGAAATCTTCCCCGGTGAAAAGCGAGTCGCCGGATCCCCCGTGCTGGTCGAAAAGCTCATCAAACTCGGATACGAGGTCGTGGTCGAGTCTGGAGCCGGCGAGTCCGCCCATATCAGCGACGCCGACTGGAAAGCCGCCGGAGCTGAAACCCTGGCCGACACCGCCCAAGTCTGGCAACAATCTGACATTATCATCAAGGTTCGCCCACCCGAATCCATGGAGGCTGCCTTGCTCACCAAGGGGAAAACCCTGATCAGCTTCTTTTGGCCCGCCCAAAACCAGGAACAACTCAAACAACTCGCCGAACAAGGCGCCAATGTGCTCTCCATGGATTGTGTCCCCCGCATCTCCCGGGCACAAAAGCTCGACGCTCTCTCATCCATGGCTAACATCGCCGGTTACCGTGCAGTGATCGAGGCGGGTAACAACTTCGGTCACTTCTTTACCGGCCAAATCACAGCCGCAGGTAAAGTGCCACCCGCCAAAGTCATGGTCATCGGGGCCGGTGTGGCAGGACTGTCCGCCATCGGAGCGGCTTCCAGCCTGGGAGCCATCGTTCGTGCCTTTGATACCCGCCCGGAAGTTGCCGACCAAGTGGTCAGCATGGGCGGGGAATTCCTCTACCTTGACTTTGAAGAGGACGGCAGCGGAGAAGGCGGCTACGCCAAGGTGATGAGCAAGGAGTTCATCGAAGCCGAAATGGCGCTCTTTGCCGAGCAAGCCAAAGAAGTGGACATCATCATCACCACCGCTCTGATCCCCGGCAAGCCAGCCCCCAAGCTGATCACCGCCGAAATGGTGAAATCCATGAAGTCCGGCAGCGTCATTGTCGACCTTGCCGCCGAGCAAGGAGGAAACTGCGAACTCACCGAGCCGGGTGAAATCGCAGTCAAACACGGCATCAGCCTGATCGGCTACACCGACTTACCCAGCCGCATGTCCGGCCAGTCGAGCCAACTCTACGCCAACAACATCGGCCACCTCTTTGATGAACTGACCCCGGAGAAAGATGGCAACATCGACCTGAACTTCGAAGACGAGGTCATCCGCGGCACCACCGTCATCAAAGAAGGACAAATCACCTGGCCACCGCCAGCCCCAAAAATCAGTGCCGCTCCACCGGCAGCGAAAAAAGAAGAACCAGCTCCAGTGCCCACACCTGAACCCGAGCCGAAAAAGGGCCTCGGAACCCTGCTCGGACTCGGTATCGTCGCGGCCCTGATCCTCGGAGTCGGCAGCGTCGCTCCATCCGACTTCATGGGTCACTTCACCGTCTTTGTGCTCGCCTGCTTTGTTGGTTGGCAAGTGATCTGGAATGTGACAGCCGCCCTGCACACCCCGCTGATGAGTGTTACCAACGCCATCAGTAGCATCATTGTGCTGGGGGCCCTGCTTCAGGTCGGAAACAGCAATGGCATCATCGTGGTGCTCGCCTCCATCGCCATTCTCATCACCTCCATCAACATCTTCGGAGGATTCCTGGTCACCCACCGGATGCTCGACATGTTCCGCAAAGACTAA